The following coding sequences lie in one Spinacia oleracea cultivar Varoflay chromosome 1, BTI_SOV_V1, whole genome shotgun sequence genomic window:
- the LOC110797696 gene encoding uncharacterized protein, producing the protein MGDLMKRQFNVLDLSGHNFLEWTVDAQMNLKAQGLDHTIKDIMVPSTTEIKTATEQEKVKATVLIRHHLHDSLKTEYLMVENPKELWDSLKERYGHHKRVLLPKAQFDWTNLRFHDFKCVSEYNSTLFKIVSLLRYYDQAVTEDQMIEKTLSTFHANNILLQQQYRERGFKRYSELISLLLVAEQNNDLLLKNHNLRPTGSMAFNEANAVESSNLPEANVAHRGGRGRFNHRGRGRGNHRGRGRGRGYLDSRNNNHKGHQQGNQKHTPSKEKDTCFRCGMTGHWGKICRTAKHLVDLYQASIKGKGKVAEANYVDEENPSGPSFDVSDFFNDNPDSGNDLIFGDNSNI; encoded by the coding sequence ATGGGAGATTTGATGAAAAGACAATTCAATGTGCTAGACTTGTCTGGGCACAATTTTCTGGAATGGACTGTTGATGCACAGATGAACTTAAAGGCCCAAGGACTTGATCATACCATAAAAGATATAATGGTTCCAAGCACCACAGAAATCAAAACTGCCACCGAGCAGGAAAAGGTCAAAGCCACAGTCCTCATAAGGCATCATTTACACGATAGCCTGAAAACTGAATATCTGATGGTGGAGAATCCCAAAGAGTTGTGGGATAGCCTTAAAGAAAGATATGGACACCATAAAAGGGTGCTCCTGCCAAAGGCTCAATTTGACTGGACTAATCTGAGGTTCCATGATTTTAAATGTGTTAGTGAATATAATTCCACGTTATTCAAAATTGTATCATTGCTGAGATATTATGATCAAGCGGTCACAGAAGATCAAATGATAGAGAAAACCCTCTCCACCTTTCATGCGAATAATATTCTATTGCAACAGCAATACCGAGAGAGGGGATTTAAGAGATATTCTGAGCTGATTTCTCTATTGTTGGTTGCTGAACAGAATAATGATCTTCTGTTAAAGAACCATAATCTTAGACCAACTGGGTCTATGGCATTCAATGAAGCGAATGCCGTTGAAAGCTCAAACCTACCTGAGGCAAATGTTGCCCATAGAGGTGGACGTGGAAGATTTAACCACCGCGGTAGAGGACGCGGAAACCACCGTGGCCGTGGTCGTGGCAGGGGTTATCTGGACTCTAGAAATAATAATCACAAAGGGCATCAACAAGGAAATCAAAAGCACACCCCCTCAAAAGAGAAAGACACATGTTTTAGATGTGGCATGACTGGCCATTGGGGGAAAATATGCCGTACTGCAAAACATTTGGTAGATCTGTACCAAGCCTCCATAAAAGGCAAAGGAAAAGTTGCTGAGGCAAATTATGTAGATGAGGAAAATCCCTCAGGGCCAAGCTTTGATGTATCTGATTTCTTCAATGATAACCCTGACAGTGGCAATGATCTGATATTTGGGGATAATAGTAACATATAA